AGCGATATGCAAAGCCATCCCATCATCAGACGCATTTCTAATTTTATTTATTTGATATGGGCTGTAAACATAAATTCGGTTTGGATCCGTCCCTCCATTCTGATCACCCTCACCTAAATCATAGATGTATTCAGTATCAATATAATTCTCCTCGGTGGCAATACCATTTGTGTAATAATCAATAATTCTAGGATCAATTGTAGCACCATACATCTGCGCATACTCCTGATGTGCATCTGCATAACCAGCCTGCGCCCAGCCCAGCACATCGTTTCTGTAGGCCATTCTCGCATTGAACTGCTGAGCAAAAGACTCTCCATGAGAGAATCCGCTAAACCCATCATTGGCGGGACTGGTGCTTTTATGCCCCATCCTGTCCTTCATTTCATCGTATATGGAACCACCCCTTCCATAATCACCTAAAGGATCATTGAAGTAAACAGGATCATTGTTGGCATATTGGTAAGGCGTCTGATTGCTAAAGCTGCTAGCCATAATATCCACGGCCGTAAACCTGCCAATAGCGGCATCATACTGACGATGGAAGGTCTCATAGTTCCCCGTCTCTTGATTCAACTCGATTCCGGCATTGTAGAGAAAGATGTATTAACAAATTATAGAAATACACCTTATAAGTCTACGAACCTTTTTAATGCAAAAGACTTGCAGCGTACATCACAAAGAACGTTTTGTGCTTTTAAGCACCTGCGAATATAGTTTTATTTTTCTCAGATGAAAAGAAATCCTTTCCTCTTCAAAAAGGTAGGCAACAGCAACTTGCACAATAAAAAAGCCCTGGAATAACCCAGGCTCTTCTTTTCATTTCTTGCTTTTTACAGTCACCAGCTACAAGCTGGCGCCAGCTTAGACGGACGCCCTTTCCTATTATTGGTCGTATAGGATGCCGCTAAAACCCTCTAAGTAACTCTTTAATTGTTTTGCTATTTTCTATTTGTTTAAGAATTTCTGTTTGGGCTGCATCATTCTTTATCTGTTGAGATTTCTCTTTCAACTCTTTCTTCAGCTGTTCCAAATCAATGTTATTGTTCAATGCTTCAAACTGAATTTTATTAACTCTTGATCTAAAAATCCTGAACTTAGATTTAATTAAAGACTTTCCAATCACCTTAAACAGATTCCCTCTACAATCTACAAATGTCTGATTTAAATAATACTTGTTAAAGAAATCATCACTAGACCTGTAGTCTTCATTGTATATGAAGAAATCCCCCAGGGTATCTAATTCCCAGTCAGGATAACTTAAATTAAATATCGGATATTCAATAGATTCCTTCATACATTTCATAAGTTCCAATCGATTCATCAATCATATCCCCAATTCCTTTGGCTTCACCATTAATAAGATAATTAACGCCCATAGTTCCAAAATCTGCCAAAAACCAAACACCAGCTACGATTGCTCCAACCCCAGTAGTTGATGCCCCTAACATAGCTGTATTAATAGCGTGTGAAGGTTTTAGCTCTCCTGAAAGAGCAATATCTGCTACTATTAAACCGCCCCCTATTTTTGTCAATTTGCTAGACAAATTTCGGGCTCCTGCTACCGTTTGAACCTGCTTAGCCCTTATTGCTTTTGCTCCAAAATTATTCCAACGGCTCGTTTGCCATCTCCAAGCTGTTGTAGTTTGATACTTATGCCATACTTCATTCCATTTATAATATCCACCAGAACCTACAGTATAAGTTGACACAGCCCCTACGCCTGTATTGATAGACCACATGCCACGGCTAACCCAATCTCCAAGTTCACTATTCTGGCCTTGACCTGTGTCACCAACGCTTACCAAATCCATGTTTTGCGTACCACCAAAATCAACCATTTCTCCGGTTTTACTATTATTGATTGTATAGGAAGTACCAGTTTTATAAAGAATGTTATAACCGCCATTTCCATTGGACATCACTTCCCCGCCATTCGAGCCAGCAAAAATAAGCGCGCTACCTTCCCTACCATAAGTAGTATTAGTCCACGATTGATGTTGGTCATTATATCCGAAGCCAGCAGCATAAGCTTCACCCTGATTTGCAAAAACGCTCCATCCATTTTGTGAATCCCATGATCCACCTACACCATCACTTTCAAGTATCTTTTCTACCATTTCAAAAATCTGGTCCCAATCACTGAACACATCATCTCCTCGTGGGTCGTTAAAAGATATCGGGTTGCTAAATGCAAAGTTGTAGGGAGTATATGAGGCATATTTGCCAGCCCGGGGATCTATCCCCGTAAACCTTCCAATGGCAGCATCATACTGCCTGAAAAACGTGCTATAAAGTTGAGTTTCTTCGTTCAGCTCACTTCCGGCATTGTATAAGAAGTTGTTTTTAAGGTCAGTTGGCCGTGTCCAGCTCGTGTTAAACTGTAGACCAAACGGGTAGTATTCATTGCTCTGTACCACGAGGCTCTCTTTCACCGTCACCTCGAAGTCATCGAAGTACACTTCGCTGTCACTCTCGTTGGTCAGGTACACATAAATGAAACCTTCTTTTTGCGCTATAGGTGCAGGCTCCAGCGTCATCAGTTCCGGGTTGGCCAGGGCATCATCACTCATCGGCCAGTGGCCGTGCTGTACCACCTGCATGTTTTTGTCGAACATGATGTAGTTCAGGTAAGCGGCTATTTCTCCTGAGGCGGCCTGCTGTAATCCGAAGCCTCCCAAAGCAGGATTGATCGCCTGGTCAAAAGCATCGAAAACCGCCTGCTCGGAGGTTGATCCGCCATTCACACCCCCAAAGCTTCCGGCTATTGCCGTGATCAGGGTAGGCAGGTCAACTGTTGACGTACCCGATCCGCCACGGTAAAAGCCCTGCACCTGCATGGCAATCGTGTCACCGGGGTAGACCGGTAAAGTCAGTGCCGGACCGGAGATTTGTCCTGCGGTCAGTCGTGTTACACTGCTGCCCGAAGTGGCCAGTACATCGGCCGTGCTGTTGGTGCCTTCAAAAAGGTCATCATCAGCCTGGTTCGGAGCGGCCTCCATGTTGGCCGTAAACGTGGTTACGTCAGGGTTGGAGGTGTAGATCATCCGCACATTTCCTAAATGATCGGTATAGGCGTATTGGTAGTCATAACCAAACTCATCGACCACCACACGGCCTTCGGCATGACCGAAGAAGCGCAGGGTATCGTTTTCGTAGAGCATGTTGCCAATATAGTCCGTACGGGTCTTCAAGGTGCTGTTTTTGTAGACTTCCTGGGCGAGTTTTTCGCCGGAAGCGGCATAAATATAATTGATAACCGTACCATTATCAAAGGTAATGGTCTCGGGTTTATTCAAAACATTATAGGTAATGGAGGTGATACCTTTGTTGGCATCTGCCGTCATGTTACCTACTGCATCGTAACCGTAGTCATTACCAGGCACATCCTTAAACCCTGTATCGTTGGCTGCTGCATCGGATACGCTTAGCAACTGGTTGCTGCTACCTGCACTGTAGCTATAATTAAGCTCATCGACCTTGGTTTTTACACTACCTTGTTCTGCAAAACGAGTCAATGTCTGAATATTACCATTGGCATCGTAGGTTATATTATTCAAATCGTAGTTCCCTTTATCGAGCCCATCTTTAAAAGTGGCATTTGTTAAGCGATCAGTTTTGTCATAGGTATAATTGTACCCTTTTACAAAAGACTTACCAGTCTTATCCTTCCATGTCACGGAAGAAATGTTACCGTTGTAGTAAGGTGTCTGGTCCGGATCACTTGTCTGTTCATTGTAGATCCACTCCATACCAAAGAGCTTTTCCGAGGTCATGATACCCGGCTCATTCATTGACTTGAGCCACCCTCTGATGTTATAGGCATAATCTACGGTTTGTAAGTATTTTCCTTCTCCTTTCCGATAATGCAGATCTTTTCCTACTTGTTGCCCTAATTCATTATACCGGTAATGTGCGATCATTTGCTCAGGGTCATTGCCATTTTTCTGAAACAGGGAATCCAATCGTCCTACATGGTCATAGGTATAGCGCTGTTTGATAGTAAGAGGTGTTTCTGTAGCCAAATCCCTGGTTTCGTAATGGGCGGTACTAACTGACATCAGACGCTCTGTAAATAGGCTGTACATCATGGAGGTGACATCTATCCCTCCTGTATGGTTTTCCTTCCTTATTTCCGATGCCTTTCCTTTTTTATCATAGAACACAACTGAGTTCATCCATTCTTCAGTACCCAATATCCTTACTTTACCACCGGTTGCATAGCCTCTGGTTAATTTCAGGTCTACAAGCTTTTCATTTACATCAGCATTTGAATAATCTGCAGTACCGTCACGGCCAAAGTCGTAATGATCATAATAGTTGACTCCCAGCAATGTAAGGTCTGAGGTCGGAAAAACTCTGTTGCTATATCCATGAAAAGCCTGGGAAATTTCTTCTTTTTCAAAGTAAATCTCTTGTTGGGCCTCACTATCTGCCAGTGCCTGCATATCAACACGTGAGGTTGCCACTGTGTTGGTATACACTCCTGAGTATACGGGTCTGTCCAGTTCATCATATTTTACAAACATCCACTGTCCGGCTGCTCTCTGGTTACCATCCTGGGTCAGGATCACCCTGTCAAACTGATCATAAATAATGTATTCCGGTGCTGCTCCCGGTACTTTCTTCTCTGTTAATTTTCCTTCATTATCATAGGCATACGTGTATATTAACTCGGCTATAGCACTGTTATTTACATCAAGTATTGCCCCGGCACCCAGTAGTTTCACGGCTTTTGGGGGAATAGTATAGATCAGCCTGTCCAGTTCATCATACAGGTAGTAAGTTTCAAGATATTTGGAATAGCTTCCTTCAACAATCTCGTCTACTTCTACCTGCTTTAATATGGTTTTTCCTGAAGGATCTGTAAATGTCCGTACTGTGTTGCCGTTTTCATCTGTCAGGATATTCACATAGAGTTGATCCGCATCGTAATAACTATCACTGATCCCGTTAAAACCCCAACGCCTCACTTCGCCTGCCAGGTTAAAAGCATAATTGTACTTCACGGCATGTGCATTAAGCGCCCAATCTTTACCCGGTGCACTTTGGGCCAAAATTCTTCTTCCCGGAGCATCTTCATGTGACGAAGTGCTATAGTAATATGCACTCTCACTAAATCCGTTACTTTCATAGTAAGCAGTTACATCACCAACATTGCTATAGTAATCCTGCCCCTGATCAGCGTAGGGCAGGTAGCTCCTTACATTGCCTTCGCTGTCATAAGTTTGGTGCACTATGACATCCTGAAATGTTGGGGTAATATTTTTACTTACCGAAGTCTGAGGTCGGCCAAAACCATCATTATATACCGTGCCTACAAGTTTTTCTCCTTTGGCCGGATCCAGGTTTTCGATGTTCAAATGGTTAATAACCGGAATCATAGGTGTTTCCTCGCGTGTGTAATTTTCCGAAGGGTCCATCAGGTGGCTTCCGGCGGTATATTTGACTATTGATTTGATGGCTGAATACCCCATTACACCAAGTTTATTCACCTTCACCCGGTAGTAGTATGTGCCCACACCAATGGTATGCTGAATATTTTCCTGAGATGTTCCCATCGAGATCCACGATATACCATCGGTAGAATACTCCCAGTCTACAATAGTCCCGGAATAGCCCGAAAGTATCAGATTCGGGTTATGGGCCAACCCTGCCATACGCTCTTCCCCCAGGATCGTTCCGGCAAAACCTATCTGATCCACAAATACAGTCTCTTCTGCGTAATCTGCCACACAAACCCCATTAGACACCTCGGCCTTAAAACGGGTTTCACGATCAATATTGACTGTTATTTCTGACTGGCCTGCTGTACCGGCAACAGGTTGCCACGCACCTCCATAACCTTTCATGTGCCATTGCACAACATCGCCATTAAAACTATTAAGTTTAAGGTTCACGTTTCCGCTGTTGACCACCGTAGCCTGCTGGCCTGTGATGAACCCGGCATCGGAGGGTTCAGAAATTGTAACAAATATTGATTTGGTACTTATACTACCACAAGAGTTGTGCGACACTACCTTGTACGCAGCACCGTCTACTGCCGGCTCGGTCAAATGATCATTGGCAGGTGTAATAGCATACCAGTCTGAATTTCCCGGGTCTGATTTGAACCATTGCCGTAATTGTGGCTGATCTGGTGTAAACTGTAGATCTATCTGCCCTGATCCACACACTGAATGTGTGCCTGCCAAGCTACCTGAAGCTGGTAAAGACTCGGCTATTACTTTTACATAGTCTTTTGAAGTATCCTCAAAAAAACGAGCCCACTTTTCACCACATACTGAAATCTCCTTTCTCTTAAAATAAGCTTCTGTTTCTATGAGCGCAGAGGGCACCTCATAACTCGTGCCATTGCTGGTTCCCGGTGCTACCGTCCAATTGTCTGTTCCTGTTGTGGAATAATACCACTGATAAGTAAAGCTCCCATCTCCACCTGCAGGAGAAGCCTGGTCTGTCAATATAACAGAAGTTCCTTTACAAACTTTTGAGGGACCAGATATTGCCCCCGGAGATGTGTCTGGGATCAAACTGAGATCTATTTGTGTAGCAGGCCCCCAAAGTGTGCCTTTTAAGCCTCTCAGGAAAACTGATTTGCTGCCCGGAGTAGCATCCGGCATGACATAATAATGTTCATTCGCTGACGCGGATGAGGTGGAAGTTCCCGTCGATGTCGTTTGCCAATACCATTCGGTATAGGGGTCTGATGGGTTACTGCGGGTAAGCGTTTTGATTCCACATACATTAGATGATACCGAAGGCGTCGCCGGGGCAGCAGGATAAGTTTGAATGGCAACATTCATAGATGCGATATCTCCCCTTTCTTTAACCAGAAAAGTTACGCTACCTGTAGTAACCTCTTTCCACTTTATTTGCACCCAATATCCACGACTATCCTTACCTTTCATATATATTCCTTTGAGACCATCATTATCCACCCTCCAACTCGGTGTGCCTAAAAGCGTGTAAGGGGTCTCGTAGTAATACGTATAGGTTGGAGCATCATTGCCCCCGACAGGATTACTCTCTCCAACAAGTTCCTGCGCCTGAACTGATGCGCATGAAATCCCAAAGCTCAGGGTTAATAAAAATAGTATATTTTGTAAAATTTTCATCTTCAGCATTAATTTTGAGATTCTACACCACAATTTGGATCACTCTGATAAGCGGATATGACCACCCAATCGCTCTGGCCTTTCCTTCCGGTTACATTATCGGTCACCTTAAACCTGTACCGGTGGTTGTAAGTTGCTCCTATCGAAAGGGTATTGACCGTAGTGCTATAAGTCTCCGTACTTGTGGGTATTCCGTTGATCATGCGCACAACTTCCCAATCATACCTGTAGTCTCCTGTCCCTCCGGTAACACTTGCCGTTAAGGTGTGCTGGTGCCCGGGCATATAGCATAGATCAAATGATTGCGGGTAGTTTGAAGTTATACTGGCTCCTAAAGGTTTTTCTGCAACATTTACTCTTGTCAGCAGGTAGCTAAACTGTCCTTCGTATTCTATCTCGAGCAGCACTACATAATTACCGGGTGTACTAAAGGTGTGCTCAAATGAGTTGACCTGGTTTTGGGAAATCCCGGTAAAATCATTTGCCGAAATCTCATATCCGGAGGGGTAGCTCAGAGGAACACCAACCTTCCAGCGATATTGATAACCTGCCGGGTGAGCTGTAAAGATAACGCTGTTACCTTCATAAATTTTCTCGTTGGTATAGGTAATACTCGCCTGCAGGTTCCACAAGGTACCGGGTGTAGACGAAGTAAATTGCTTTCTGATATAACCGTTTTCATCTCTTACTCTTTTGAGGTCACCAAGGTCGTCGTATTCATAGAAGGTGCTTTTTCCTTTGGTGTTGGTCTCTGCTATTGGTCTTAAACCTTTTCCGTACAATGTATGGCTGAAAGCTGCACTATAAGGGTAATAGGCAATATTATCGATATTCACAGTATTATCGGTTGCGATGTGAAGGCTTACATCACCTGAAAGATCTGACTCAACGACTTTTTCTAAGTACACCCAGTTAAGAGAACCGGAAAAAGGAACATTGACCGCTTCATCAATTGTACCATTGCTTATAGTTATAGTAAAATTCCCATCATCAGCACTTTTCACCCAGCAGGAGAAAATGTATTTACCTTCCCGTTTTTTTAGGTTTTCAGATATAGAAGTGCCTCCATTTAACCGGTAGGCCAGACCGCCGTTCACTCCTTCTATACTACTTCCTGAAACGCCAAAGTTTCTGAGTGTTTTCTTCTCAAAATCACTAAACCTCACTTCCTCTAAAGTTGCATTTGAAAATGCCGCACTGACAACATTTTCATTATATGCATACATTACAGTTCCTTTCTCTTTATTCTTATTGGTATATGAAAGCACCCGGCCTTTAGGACTAAATATTTCATTGGTAAGAAGCTTCTCATAATGCTGATCATCAAAAACAAAATTACTCGTACCACTTACGTTATTTACCGATGATTGCTGAAGGGCGGTTGATGGGGCGATAAGCCCATAAGTGGTTTTAAGGTTAACGTTGTCATTTAGTTTATCATGCTCATAAACATTAAGCGTTGCTCCTACTATGCTCTCCGCGCCATTATTATTAACGGTGGTAAATGTCTCCACCGGTACACCCAAAATGTTTTTCTC
This region of Fulvivirga ulvae genomic DNA includes:
- a CDS encoding RHS repeat-associated core domain-containing protein, with translation MNQETGNYETFHRQYDAAIGRFTAVDIMASSFSNQTPYQYANNDPVYFNDPLGDYGRGGSIYDEMKDRMGHKSTSPANDGFSGFSHGESFAQQFNARMAYRNDVLGWAQAGYADAHQEYAQMYGATIDPRIIDYYTNGIATEENYIDTEYIYDLGEGDQNGGTDPNRIYVYSPYQINKIRNASDDGMALHIAMYSTQNRFVDDKGNPSDYAERTFKNKFPGSDIRFPSNGRAGLWVSGQKDILIMGLNYETGEFEPVLFVDTVDSWWDTVSDADKERMANIGINIVNLIRAIRGYPPYDPFVPGVPIVTPEGYH
- a CDS encoding DUF6443 domain-containing protein, producing MKILQNILFLLTLSFGISCASVQAQELVGESNPVGGNDAPTYTYYYETPYTLLGTPSWRVDNDGLKGIYMKGKDSRGYWVQIKWKEVTTGSVTFLVKERGDIASMNVAIQTYPAAPATPSVSSNVCGIKTLTRSNPSDPYTEWYWQTTSTGTSTSSASANEHYYVMPDATPGSKSVFLRGLKGTLWGPATQIDLSLIPDTSPGAISGPSKVCKGTSVILTDQASPAGGDGSFTYQWYYSTTGTDNWTVAPGTSNGTSYEVPSALIETEAYFKRKEISVCGEKWARFFEDTSKDYVKVIAESLPASGSLAGTHSVCGSGQIDLQFTPDQPQLRQWFKSDPGNSDWYAITPANDHLTEPAVDGAAYKVVSHNSCGSISTKSIFVTISEPSDAGFITGQQATVVNSGNVNLKLNSFNGDVVQWHMKGYGGAWQPVAGTAGQSEITVNIDRETRFKAEVSNGVCVADYAEETVFVDQIGFAGTILGEERMAGLAHNPNLILSGYSGTIVDWEYSTDGISWISMGTSQENIQHTIGVGTYYYRVKVNKLGVMGYSAIKSIVKYTAGSHLMDPSENYTREETPMIPVINHLNIENLDPAKGEKLVGTVYNDGFGRPQTSVSKNITPTFQDVIVHQTYDSEGNVRSYLPYADQGQDYYSNVGDVTAYYESNGFSESAYYYSTSSHEDAPGRRILAQSAPGKDWALNAHAVKYNYAFNLAGEVRRWGFNGISDSYYDADQLYVNILTDENGNTVRTFTDPSGKTILKQVEVDEIVEGSYSKYLETYYLYDELDRLIYTIPPKAVKLLGAGAILDVNNSAIAELIYTYAYDNEGKLTEKKVPGAAPEYIIYDQFDRVILTQDGNQRAAGQWMFVKYDELDRPVYSGVYTNTVATSRVDMQALADSEAQQEIYFEKEEISQAFHGYSNRVFPTSDLTLLGVNYYDHYDFGRDGTADYSNADVNEKLVDLKLTRGYATGGKVRILGTEEWMNSVVFYDKKGKASEIRKENHTGGIDVTSMMYSLFTERLMSVSTAHYETRDLATETPLTIKQRYTYDHVGRLDSLFQKNGNDPEQMIAHYRYNELGQQVGKDLHYRKGEGKYLQTVDYAYNIRGWLKSMNEPGIMTSEKLFGMEWIYNEQTSDPDQTPYYNGNISSVTWKDKTGKSFVKGYNYTYDKTDRLTNATFKDGLDKGNYDLNNITYDANGNIQTLTRFAEQGSVKTKVDELNYSYSAGSSNQLLSVSDAAANDTGFKDVPGNDYGYDAVGNMTADANKGITSITYNVLNKPETITFDNGTVINYIYAASGEKLAQEVYKNSTLKTRTDYIGNMLYENDTLRFFGHAEGRVVVDEFGYDYQYAYTDHLGNVRMIYTSNPDVTTFTANMEAAPNQADDDLFEGTNSTADVLATSGSSVTRLTAGQISGPALTLPVYPGDTIAMQVQGFYRGGSGTSTVDLPTLITAIAGSFGGVNGGSTSEQAVFDAFDQAINPALGGFGLQQAASGEIAAYLNYIMFDKNMQVVQHGHWPMSDDALANPELMTLEPAPIAQKEGFIYVYLTNESDSEVYFDDFEVTVKESLVVQSNEYYPFGLQFNTSWTRPTDLKNNFLYNAGSELNEETQLYSTFFRQYDAAIGRFTGIDPRAGKYASYTPYNFAFSNPISFNDPRGDDVFSDWDQIFEMVEKILESDGVGGSWDSQNGWSVFANQGEAYAAGFGYNDQHQSWTNTTYGREGSALIFAGSNGGEVMSNGNGGYNILYKTGTSYTINNSKTGEMVDFGGTQNMDLVSVGDTGQGQNSELGDWVSRGMWSINTGVGAVSTYTVGSGGYYKWNEVWHKYQTTTAWRWQTSRWNNFGAKAIRAKQVQTVAGARNLSSKLTKIGGGLIVADIALSGELKPSHAINTAMLGASTTGVGAIVAGVWFLADFGTMGVNYLINGEAKGIGDMIDESIGTYEMYEGIY